ACTTTTGAAAGGCTTGCAACGCTTTGGAATCAGAGGTCCAATGTGGGTTTTCCCTTTGACCAAGGTAGACCTCATCAGAGGCATGCCTTGACAATATCTCTATCACAGAAAGGTCAATCATAGTCTGAAACTTTGACGTAATTGTTCTCAAATAGGCCTTTTGATGGCTGTTCACCATTTCTTCATATTCTGGTGTGCCTTTCTCAGGAAGCAACCTTCTACTAGAAGTTGGACGGTTCAGAATAAAACCTCCATAAGGGTACTGACCAAAATTAACAGCTGCATGGAGAGCTGAACCAGTCCATATGATAATGGTGCAGATTTCAACAAGCTCCTCAAGTGTCTGCAACTTAGGCCACCATGGTTTGTCTTTCAAATCAGCATGTCCTTTCTCCACAGCCTCTTTCCACCAATGTTGGAGTTCAGGATCAGATTTGACATCATCATCTTTTGCATAGTACAATGACACATAATCTTGAACCCATGACTTAATCACAGCCCATATCTCTAGTCCATCAACAGCATAAGGGTAGTCTTCAATCAAGAGACGAAGTCCATGTGGGGCTGATGAATCCTTAACTGCCACTCCTCTGAATcaagcaaaatatatatatacttacaaTACATGCATCATTATGCTTTGCAACAAATTATAAACCATTCTTGTTACTACTTCTAATCTTAGATACAAGTCACATTTTGCATATATTTAAAGAGATTTACTAACCTCTTGATAAGTTCTGCAGGCAGTGCTTGATCAGTAAAAACCCAATTCTTATAAACCGCTGAAGACATCTCCACAGAATACTTTGAGGGCAAAAAGGATTTCTCTATGATGCCATCAGCATTAATTAGAGACTGTCTGGCAAGTGCATTGATGTTCATGGTGTCACGATAATGAGGAGTTAGAAGCTTATAAATTGGATGAAGCGCACTAAGGTGCCGGTGTGTTGCTATAATGAATGGCTCCATCACTGCATGAGTATTTAACCTGTAACagaataaacattttataaattagttagtataatatatatagaaagagaGATATCAGAGATTGAATTGTTGAATGCAGTGAAAAGTTTTGTACCAATGGCTCATGAGTTGATGATAGCAAGAATCATTTACAACCACATAAGCTTTGGCTAGCAGCCAAATTGTACTTTCAACACCTTCTTTTGCAGGTAAAATTACTTGGCTGACAGCACCTGACTGGTCCCCAGCAGGATGTGGCAAACTCAATTCGATGGCCACTGGCTTCAGAGTtccattttctttcaaaaaaaggATAGTTCTTGTGGCATAAGCTTTGGCATAAGTCTGATTTATCCCCCGAATAAATGGCATGAAGATATCATGGTAATCTAACACAAATAATCTGTTATTTGCAAGAGCCTGTTCCACAAATTAAAGTCATTTAAATCAGTAAATcgtatttttttactttataagtGAGAAATTAGTGCATAAGTATGTTTACCTCGTCCACTGTGCTTCCCTCTAGATCAAGCGCCTCTGCTGTTATCTTACTGTTTTGATCACCATATGTTGCAGGATCCAGATTGCTTTTTGGAGGAAACTCCTACCATTCATTATAAAGAAGATTATCACAAGAAAAAAcaagtatttaatatatttggacATCAAATTTggtttgttaattttgttttagaaacAAGTATTCAATCAACTCACTTTAAGACCACGAATTACGTTGGGATTTACTCCCGCAATCATCTCTCTTGCAAATTCTTCATCTGTCATCCACGCTGACTTATTCACTGCCCATTAAACGAGTAAAATCTCTGTTAAAATGGAACCATAATTTCGCCCAAAACATAAGTTTTTCatttgtttgtgtgtttatcAGACCTTTAATGATGTGAGGTGTTGGAAACTTGAGAACTTGTTCGCCATCGGTACGAAAGAGTTCTTTGATCACTGGTAAAGGGGCAATTGAGCTAATTATTTCTGTGGGAAGCTTAATTCCACCTTCACAGAGGTCACGCACATCTTGGAAGCTATCAAACTCATTCGGGGTCAAGTTTAAACTGAACACAGATTCAAACGCTGGTAAGACATACTGAGACAAAGATTTTATCCCATACGCAAGGAAATCCGAAGATTTCAAGTGACCAAAGTTTTCATCTCTTGGAACATAAACTTCCCCTGGCTTCTCACAATTCGAATCTGTTAAAGTTGAAATTGATCAGAAAACAACtgtatatgaaaaaataaaccgTCTGGAAAAACAAAGACATCAACGTTATAACATCACAAAAAGTCAGTGTTACTACGTTAACCATATGATGAAAACATAAAAGACTAACCTTTCCTTGTTGGGTATCGACCAGTTCTTCCCCTACGAGGATAGGGATGAGTGGAAGAGCCTCCAAGAATAGGACGAGCAAAATTTTCATTGAGATCTGGATTACCCAAATCATTGTAGACATCATAATCATAGATCCTCTCATGTTCCTTGCGTTCTCCTGTTCCATCTCCTCTTAAATTCTTCAATTCTTCTTCTCTATTATGCACAAGCGGTTTTGGTGTCTCACTTGGAACATAAGTCTACGGTACATTAAACCAGttttataattcttaattaGTGTGAAATCAACCAAAGAATTTCTAATCATAGAGGGTGTGATGAGAAATGTAAATAAACAGCTACGTACATGGTTGGCGAAGAATATGCGCAAGCTTTTCTTGTAAAGGTTAGTGTTGTAAATCCATGAGTTGCAAACAAAGCGAATGGTTCCGTGGTTTGGAACGTCTTCAAGAGTCAAACTCTTGAGGAAAAACTCAACTTGCATGAAATTCTTTACGTAAAATGCACCAGGGATTCCCATGCTTTCGTCCCATTCAAAATGAACATAGAATGCAGACTCCCCTGCTCCCAAAGTTGGTAACAACGTAATGATCCCTTCAATGAACGTATCCTTACCAACTTTTCCTTTTCCACTTTCTACAACACAATAGAAGGAACACTGGTTTATTTCATCAGAAATCATTTGAAAGAGATGCTTTGTAGTCTATAAGTtaacttaaattttgatatagatgatgatggaaaaaattgaaaggaagaagaaattgtttaaccatCAGATTTAGTGGCACTGATGAGCTGAAGAGAAACACTTCGGCCTAAGAAGGCAGTGAGGCCATCAACTGTTGAACCAATAACGTTGAGACCAGTTCCAATGACTCCACCAACGTTTCCTTTGGTGAAATCAGCGACACTGTTGAAATCCAAAACATTCTTACGCATCAACACCACTGTCCCTTTGATCCTGTTCTGACTATGGCCTCCTGGGTTGAGGATTCCTGAAACCCCTCCTGGATTAAGGATTCCTGAAACTTTTGGAACTTGAAACATCTTTCCCAAACTTACCAACAACACTGTTTTTATTTCCCAAAACgaggaaggaaaataaaaacgagaagaagaggaaagtCTGTGTCTGTTGTGAGCAAATCAACCAACCTATCTCTGATATTTATAGCTAGCTATTCTTAATTGTGTGGGTGATTACTATCATGGTATTAACATCTTAATGAAGCAATTATTTTATCGTAATGATATGTATGTCCTAGGTAAGGATGAAATATGTGGAGTCCTGAAAATGCAAGGTGTCACAAAGAATTCATGCAGAAAGGACAAAAGGGTTGCATGAACAGAGAGTGTATATGATTGTGCATGTGCTTGGTTTGACGTGAAGTGCATGTGTCAATTCGGACTGCTTTCGAAAGGTGACACATCCCAAATGAATTTAGGGTGCTCATACACAGTTATAGTAAAAAGAAGAACATCgcttttaacaattcttttagAATGTTTTTAGAACATATATAATAGTTTAATAGTTTGCGATTGGTCTATTtcgaataattttttaaaataaggtcAAAGAAACCAATAAAACAGTGACACgtattttattgtaaaagaagttgttaaaaaagaatcgttaaaatatgattatccaaaagctttgaaaaacaaaactcaatttttaatattcaattgttttcttaaaaaaaaaaaatcactacaagatttcttgaattttaattatactttcATATTACTTAATTTTGAAGTTATGTAgtttagaatatatttatagattatcaattcaaaagcatatttcaaattacttaatttaaaaattattatataattcaaaattcataTCTTAATCATTCAAGGAAAaagtttcaaatattaaaatgtgttacaaaattgagttattatttttcataatttttgtaaatacgAATATCTTTAACtgaatttctattaattttttattaaacatttaatattattacatttttcaattaaatatatactctcattttttagttgttattattttgttcCGTGTACTTATCTtccacattaaaaaaaaatctaatattattaacataaaattatactAGTATTACTATAAAATTACAAGTGACTattgattttattgaaaacatatgATGACAAAGTTATCATACtttcctattatttttttctctctatcaCTATCGttgttatttaaaaagttttcaataaaaataagaaaattagttatcagtttatattaatcataaatattattgtatattaatgataaatattatatttcttataacatacaaataactaaataacatgatgaaacaaaataataattaataatcacaTAACTTATTTAAATGTGAAATTAAACCGAAAATAATCcatcaaaaaatattaaagctATGAAATATTACATTTCTTCACACATGTAAACAAATAagcaaatgataaaaaaataataatcacatcACTTGTTTAAgtgaaaagttaaataaaaaaatatttgattataaatatgattaaaaaataaacttttaaatctaactcaacttCATAAAACTGATTTATAGGCGAGACTTCGACACATCTTTTcatattaaagtatatatatctAGAACGTGAGACTATACATTAATGGATAATCTAATAGCAGATAAAACAATATGtctaaaaacaacaaatattacTAAGATATACTCTAACCATATTATGATACTATGTTAAAAGAtagactttaaatttaattcaacctGATATAAACATTCAATAAGTATCTAATAAACCAATAAGAttcatttaagttttaattaaaaatatataaatttattatggattaaaaacttaatccaatctataagttttaaaacatttcaaaattctacaattaaaattttttatttagacttCTCCTAAGAATAGCAAAATGAATCCGCTTGACCCTTCAAAAAGAAATGAATCACTAATCACAATCCATCCATCCAACATACAACcgtcacttttttattttttaaattatttaatttatttttcaaatttttaattattaattttaatttttttttacatataaataaatattaaaaacatatttatttatataaaataatttgtacatTTTCCATTGATTAGTTAACGTTTTTAgctaaataaagtaaaataattattacatgttaaattattttattataatcaaaatttaatttgtaaatgttaaatactataatatatttatacttttaaaaaatataatatagaaaaaataaatttttaaattgtttttattctaatttttaatttaaaaaaaattaagacctAATCTGACTAGCTCGTACTTTAGTTTGTGAAATTGACGAACCGGACCATTTTAAACGGGAGCCCGGCCTGTTTGGCAATCCCTAGATTCCATGCAGATAAAGAAAAAACCatggaagtgaagaaagaaataaCCCGGAAACTATAGTAACGCCGTGATTCGtagttttaacaaaatataagcGATGGGAGTAACACTATTACTTGGTTGCTTTAATTCAGATTTGGCGTTAGAAAAGGAACAACACTACTATCAAAAGGCAAGCCAACTACTGGAAGGAGAAAGACGGATTAGCACGACCTATTAGACTGTAATAATAATCAGCTAACTGAGTCTGAAAGCTTAGAAATAAACTTCAGAATAATCAACTACAGTTGatcttaatttttaacaaaaagaacaatGACTGCATAAACACCATCATCCGCCTCTTCTTTCGCATTCACTGAGCACAAATATAACTTCGGTAAAAAACGGGTTTAAATGCAAGCcaataacaactatatttttggGAGTTCAAAATCTCTAAAGCCAGTTAAAATGGTATTTTTATGTATGATAAAAAACAGCAACATTGGGATTAAACTTTAAACATAGAAAGTTAGAACATCAAGAAAAATACCTAAACCACACCACGACTAGGATGACCCTAGATAATTTCCACGTTAAGACTTCCATTATTATGTTGGAGAAACCAAATATCACAATCTATTAGAAAGGATACACAGGAAACTAGAGTTGCAAAACATACAAGTAAAAAATGAAGGGGGGAAATCCCTCGGTGCTAATTGGCAAGATATATTCCTTCTATAGAAAACCAACACAATCATATGCTCGGAAACTTTTCTTCAGTCAATTCTAGCTCTAAACAACGCCTAGCAAGATATGCAAGAAGCCATAATGGGTGGTAATTTGTACACAGAAAAGCTATGAATATGTTTATTGCTTTGGTTTGAGCAAAAGAATTAATAGCATCAATTAAGAGGTAAGAGATTGGGATAGTTAATGGTGTCCTAGCTTATTTATGAGCTTATTGCATCACAAGTGTAAGGCTAAATTACCAAATTCGAAGTTCCTACATGACAATATCagaattcaaaatatttgtCTATGAAAGCTAAACTACAAGGATGGAAAGAGCAAAAACATCGCATCTACTGACAACTGAATTCCGTCAAAACACTAATTACTTTGGCATACATTCTTTTAAGGGGAAAAAGTTTCTAGCAGACATTAACAGTGGTTCATCAATGAAATAGCTCCCTCAAATAATATGTAGTCAAACCAGAGCATATGTTTTGATAACTCGTATAGAGCCCAAACTTCTCCTTTCAGCTAAATTAAATATTAGCTGAATAAACGGCATAACGGCCATCGACAATACACTATtaactattaaaaattatataaataaagatggAACACAGCACATTTGCTAGTTTCCTAAGATATAAAGAGATACGAGGGCACAAAAAGCATACAAAACTTATTAAACAGAAAATCTCCAATTATATTCTACCTGAAATGACCTGAAATCCCCTGAATTCATTAATCATAAGAACACAAGCATGACCCGGGATTCTTTCAGCACAAATATTAACTAACCATTACTTCTATCAAATCATCTACCACAAAATCTTTTTGTGACATCGATTACAAAATCTTCCATTTGCAGCCACTGACAGAGGAACAATATTTTGATACTATATATCCAGCATTAAAGCCGTCCCAATTATTCATGCATGATGATTCGACAAATTACATTAGAAAGGTTAGCCATTATCAAGCCGAAAAAATATGCATAACGGTAAAACCAATTGTTTGCAACGGCAAACGCTGCCACATGCTGGTATAACAATGCTTATACCCCAACAATCGCTCAAAATTGATAGTAACCCcaataaaggaagaagaaaaattaagtgCTCACAAAATGTGTCGTTTTCAAATAGGCACGTAGCGTTTCAATGCCTGCTTCGCGGTAACAGCAACTCCAACCACGACGCCGCCAACGGCCCCCGCCACCGCCGCCGACCGCACCCCTCTCGCGGCACGATACAACGCGCCAGTGCCCAGTCCAGCCGCGACGCTGTTCCAGACGTCGTCGGTGTCCCTCGCCGCCTCGATCCCGCTCTCGATGCCGGCGTATAGCAGGCCAATGACGCCTAGGCGGTTGCCCCAGGCTCGCCCAGCATGACCGGAGGAGTTGAGGACGCGGTTGATGCGGAGCTTAGCGGTATCACCGGACTCGAAGGACTTTACGCCTTCGACGAGGCCGGAGGCGGCACCGCCGACGGCGCCGGCAAGGTAGCCACATCCTGTGTAGAAGGTGAGGTTCTCGCCCCAGGATCGACGCTTGCGGCGAGCCTCCTCGACGAAGAGATACTCGGGGGAAGTCGGGAGCTGGTAGAGGTTGCGAATGGGGACTTCAAGGTCCTTGTAGGGATTATAGAGACGCGTTGNTGTCTTCGGATCCGATTCAGAATCTCTATCAGGGGTCTNGTACGCCATTGAAGAGGCTTCCAGACGGTCgaggttagggttagggtttcaGAGAGAAAAGGAACAAATCACAGAGTCGCAGATGAACTAACGACGCTGTTTAGAGAGTTATGATTTGGAGTATGGCGGCGCGTTTGACACCCGGTCCGGTCTGGTTAGTCTTTTATTTTCGGCTCGAACCGGAAATGCGAAACTTCTTGCTCGCCAAGTTTTTTCTATTCTTGACGTTGTGCGTGGCAACTTTTTatgcttttctcttttattgaacgaaaataaatttaaaaaaaaaaaaacaattttgaattaaaagaaaagtgaaggAAGGTGTGtttgagctctttctttttatatttttcattatttattttctaaaagtgTATGGAGTTTATCGAAtcagagaaaaattaaaattaaaataagaacaaaattatgaatACATTAGAACCATtgtaaaaataaacttttaattactttttttcacAACTAACCTAGAAAATcttatgaaaattttcaaaaaacataaaagacatAAATATACGCATATAATTAGATAGGgttttatattgtaaatttaCACGTCTATTAGCTACATTTCTAAgaaattcatattatatttgcTTCTCTAAAGtgtaaaaacattttctaaattttgattaGTAATAGTGATAGATTAAAAGATAGCGTGACGACGGTTTTATAAAAAGACAACTTAGAAAATACTTTCTAAATTATTTCTATGTGTAAGagttatactttaaattattaatagataaatataaagaatatctAAAAACTACATGTTTTTAGATTAATTCGATTAATATCTAAAATGTATTTGTGATATTagttagaataaaaatattttatcttaatattataGAATGTTATCATATGACACACTATACCAATATTGTTAtatgttcaaaagaaaaatctcgTTAATATGCTGATTTTTctagtcaaacatattttaaataattttctgtACTATTTTACCATTATCAATGCATtcattagttaatttattaataattcgGATAACTTATTTATCAACTTTTAAACAAGTTATATCCTCTAATTTCTTTCAGCCAAAACATatcaaattaaaacttttaagtACTTTTTTCTCTGAAAATTAGTTCCTTAACGAATGGtgtgtaataaataattatttttatcaattatgttaaataatacTAAGTGTAGTCTAAAGCTAAAcacttaatcaaatttaaaacacaCAAATCATATAATATTAAGAATGAGAAATCAATTAGTTTTGTGaatattgttctttttttttttatgataacttCTTATATTGATTAGGTCcgtatatacatataaataatatttgaatttttaaattatatatgtgtatacGTCTCATCATTgtctttataattgtttttgacCTTATATATGTTAGTAGGAGATCTTAAAANATATTTTGAAAACGTCAAATACATAATGAAACGATTTTGTAAATACGtatgtacatattttatttatatataattttttgtttgtataaaaaaaattggtcgAAGGGATCATAGCTCTCctgttcttttttattctctgtttaaattattaaaatattattttttaactaatttctAAGATCGaccatttttaagtttttttatacaattatttttatatttttatttcatatttgtataattctatattttttttaaatttaacatcagaaaaaaaaatatatgtcaatttcaattttacaaaactaactTAAATATTGTACATTTAtcttaaatgaatattttattttcaacacTATATAATGTTGGTTGTGATTACTTAAACAATACGTTACTTAAAAACTATTATGTTTTaagtgaaaaattaattatatattttttaattttattgtaaaataaatataagactataaatcaatttattagtCAACAATTCAACATTAGAATGACTCAAGGTAATGAATTCATTTTAAGcatatttcaatataaattagtttataaaatagtcTTTTATTTGCTAAATATGCAGACAAATTCAAATAGTATCCTGTACATAGATATACATATTCGTTTTCAAACGTGCTTTCTAAATGGTTTCCACAAACAGAGTATATTTATCACAAACTTAGGGAGTTTATacattgttattgtttttgAGTTTCCATATTAGGATTGTTGTTCATTTGCTTCCTGAATATACATTATACAAAATCATAGATAAATTTACATGACATGGAAAGCTTTACACCATGATTTTGTCTTTGGGAAATGTAATCGCTACTCCTAAATTTGCAAGCCGAGTCAATTCTGGCAAAATCACAGAAGCAAGATCTGGTCTATCTCGTTTTCTCATCTCACAACACTTCAAAGCCAACTTAGCAAATGACAAAGTGTCCTCAACAGGCCAATCCATGACATTAGGATCAAGAACCTCAGAAAATGTA
This DNA window, taken from Vigna radiata var. radiata cultivar VC1973A chromosome 5, Vradiata_ver6, whole genome shotgun sequence, encodes the following:
- the LOC106760770 gene encoding seed linoleate 9S-lipoxygenase-2, with the protein product MFQVPKVSGILNPGGVSGILNPGGHSQNRIKGTVVLMRKNVLDFNSVADFTKGNVGGVIGTGLNVIGSTVDGLTAFLGRSVSLQLISATKSDESGKGKVGKDTFIEGIITLLPTLGAGESAFYVHFEWDESMGIPGAFYVKNFMQVEFFLKSLTLEDVPNHGTIRFVCNSWIYNTNLYKKSLRIFFANHTYVPSETPKPLVHNREEELKNLRGDGTGERKEHERIYDYDVYNDLGNPDLNENFARPILGGSSTHPYPRRGRTGRYPTRKDSNCEKPGEVYVPRDENFGHLKSSDFLAYGIKSLSQYVLPAFESVFSLNLTPNEFDSFQDVRDLCEGGIKLPTEIISSIAPLPVIKELFRTDGEQVLKFPTPHIIKVNKSAWMTDEEFAREMIAGVNPNVIRGLKEFPPKSNLDPATYGDQNSKITAEALDLEGSTVDEALANNRLFVLDYHDIFMPFIRGINQTYAKAYATRTILFLKENGTLKPVAIELSLPHPAGDQSGAVSQVILPAKEGVESTIWLLAKAYVVVNDSCYHQLMSHWLNTHAVMEPFIIATHRHLSALHPIYKLLTPHYRDTMNINALARQSLINADGIIEKSFLPSKYSVEMSSAVYKNWVFTDQALPAELIKRGVAVKDSSAPHGLRLLIEDYPYAVDGLEIWAVIKSWVQDYVSLYYAKDDDVKSDPELQHWWKEAVEKGHADLKDKPWWPKLQTLEELVEICTIIIWTGSALHAAVNFGQYPYGGFILNRPTSSRRLLPEKGTPEYEEMVNSHQKAYLRTITSKFQTMIDLSVIEILSRHASDEVYLGQRENPHWTSDSKALQAFQKFGKKLKDIEEKLARKNKDEKLRNRFGPVELPYTLLHPTSEEGLTFRGIPNSISI
- the LOC106761237 gene encoding mitochondrial import inner membrane translocase subunit TIM23-2 is translated as MAYXTPDRDSESDPKTXTRLYNPYKDLEVPIRNLYQLPTSPEYLFVEEARRKRRSWGENLTFYTGCGYLAGAVGGAASGLVEGVKSFESGDTAKLRINRVLNSSGHAGRAWGNRLGVIGLLYAGIESGIEAARDTDDVWNSVAAGLGTGALYRAARGVRSAAVAGAVGGVVVGVAVTAKQALKRYVPI